A region of Neovison vison isolate M4711 chromosome 7, ASM_NN_V1, whole genome shotgun sequence DNA encodes the following proteins:
- the DRAP1 gene encoding dr1-associated corepressor isoform X2, with amino-acid sequence MPSKKKKYNARFPPARIKKIMQTDEEIGKVAAAVPVIISRALELFLESLLKKACQVTQSRNAKTMTTSHLKQCIELEQQFDFLKDLVASVPDMQGDGEDNHMDGDKGTRRGRKPGSSGRKNGGMGSKSKDKKLSGTDSEQEDDSDDTDTDGEEETSQAPAQASHPPAHFQSPPTPFMPFTSTLPLPPAPPGPSAPDAEDEEDYDS; translated from the exons ATGCCGAGCAAGAAGAAAAAGTATAACGCGCGGTTCCCGCCG GCGCGGATCAAGAAGATCATGCAAACTGACGAAGAGATCGGGAAGGTGGCAGCGGCGGTGCCTGTCATCATCT CGCGGGCGCTTGAGCTGTTCCTGGAGTCCCTGTTGAAGAAGGCTTGCCAGGTGACCCAGTCCCGAAATGCCAAGACCATGACCACATCCCACCT GAAGCAGTGCATTGAGCTGGAGCAGCAGTTTGACTTCTTGAAGGACCTGGTGGCCTCTGTGCCTGACATGCAGGGAGACGGGGAAGACAACCACATGGACGGGGACAAGGGTACCCGCAG GGGCCGGAAGCCTGGCAGCAGTGGCCGGAAGAATGGTGGGATGGGAAGCAAAAGCAAGGACAAGAAGCTGTCAGGGACGGACTCGGAGCAGGAG GATGACTCTGACGACACAGACACGGATGGGGAAGAGGAGACATCACAGGCTCCAGCCCAGGCCAGCCATCCCCCTGCCCACTTTCAGAG CCCCCCGACACCCTTCATGCCCTTCACCTcgactctgcctctgcccccagcccccccgGGCCCCTCGGCACCTGACGCAGAGGACGAAGAGGACTATGACTCCTAG
- the DRAP1 gene encoding dr1-associated corepressor isoform X1 yields MPSKKKKYNARFPPARIKKIMQTDEEIGKVAAAVPVIISRALELFLESLLKKACQVTQSRNAKTMTTSHLKQCIELEQQFDFLKDLVASVPDMQGDGEDNHMDGDKGTRRWTVPSRRGRKPGSSGRKNGGMGSKSKDKKLSGTDSEQEDDSDDTDTDGEEETSQAPAQASHPPAHFQSPPTPFMPFTSTLPLPPAPPGPSAPDAEDEEDYDS; encoded by the exons ATGCCGAGCAAGAAGAAAAAGTATAACGCGCGGTTCCCGCCG GCGCGGATCAAGAAGATCATGCAAACTGACGAAGAGATCGGGAAGGTGGCAGCGGCGGTGCCTGTCATCATCT CGCGGGCGCTTGAGCTGTTCCTGGAGTCCCTGTTGAAGAAGGCTTGCCAGGTGACCCAGTCCCGAAATGCCAAGACCATGACCACATCCCACCT GAAGCAGTGCATTGAGCTGGAGCAGCAGTTTGACTTCTTGAAGGACCTGGTGGCCTCTGTGCCTGACATGCAGGGAGACGGGGAAGACAACCACATGGACGGGGACAAGGGTACCCGCAG ATGGACTGTCCCTTCCCGAAGGGGCCGGAAGCCTGGCAGCAGTGGCCGGAAGAATGGTGGGATGGGAAGCAAAAGCAAGGACAAGAAGCTGTCAGGGACGGACTCGGAGCAGGAG GATGACTCTGACGACACAGACACGGATGGGGAAGAGGAGACATCACAGGCTCCAGCCCAGGCCAGCCATCCCCCTGCCCACTTTCAGAG CCCCCCGACACCCTTCATGCCCTTCACCTcgactctgcctctgcccccagcccccccgGGCCCCTCGGCACCTGACGCAGAGGACGAAGAGGACTATGACTCCTAG